One stretch of Coffea eugenioides isolate CCC68of unplaced genomic scaffold, Ceug_1.0 ScVebR1_3593;HRSCAF=4947, whole genome shotgun sequence DNA includes these proteins:
- the LOC113758061 gene encoding uncharacterized protein LOC113758061, with protein MRALPFTDDINGEMVPPNFKLPVLHPYDGQGDPKDRLRVFISAFRLYCVPDAVICRAFSIFLQGTARKWFWGLEPRSISSLDELAYRFIHRFVSSRPVTKTSAYLLNLQQAPGELLRSYVQRFNEKNMQIPDQNEQVTIAAFTNGLIAGIFHTEIHRNYPRSLRELWERVDQGIRSKDLKRMKREVQTARTGQEPRRKKEVGRIEQGPNGSSNQFRDRRSVFDRIVKGRSSTSDAELTPLNSSRSHILAVIRQNHLGRTPPEILGMREKRNSSLYCAYHRDVGHETENCNDLKREIENLIKQRYLKQFVRKDGNFNRTASTEKIEALIERTGGTQRVTAVGPSTIGQAGHKESRW; from the coding sequence ATGAGAGCTCTGCCCTTTACCGATGACATCAATGGGGAAATGGTTCCCCCTAATTTTAAGCTCCCAGTATTACATCCCTACGATGGCCAAGGTGATCCCAAGGATCGCCTCCGCGTCTTCATCTCGGCATTCCGTCTCTACTGCGTCCCCGACGCCGTGATTTGTCGAGCTTTCTCCATTTTTCTACAAGGGACAGCCCGAAAATGGTTCTGGGGTTTAGAACCGAGGAGCATTTCCTCACTGGACGAGTTGGCATACAGGTTCATTCACCGTTTTGTATCGTCTCGCCCAGTGACAAAAACTTCAGCCTACCTCTTGAACCTACAGCAGGCTCCCGGCGAGTTACTGCGCTCATATGTGCAGAGGTTCAATGAGAAAAATATGCAGATACCTGATCAAAATGAGCAGGTAACCATAGCTGCCTTCACCAACGGGTTGATCGCAGGGATCTTCCATACAGAGATACATCGGAATTACCCCCGCTCACTTCGGGAACTCTGGGAACGGGTAGACCAAGGAATCCGAAGTAAGGATCTAAAGCGCATGAAGCGGGAAGTCCAAACAGCCCGTACCGGGCAAGAGCCCCGGAGGAAAAAAGAAGTCGGCCGAATTGAACAAGGCCCCAATGGCTCGTCTAATCAATTTCGCGATCGTCGGAGTGTCTTTGACCGGATCGTGAAGGGGAGGTCGTCCACCTCGGACGCTGAGCTGACTCCCCTTAATTCCAGTCGGTCTCACATTCTGGCTGTAATTAGGCAGAACCACCTCGGCCGAACCCCTCCTGAAATTCTAGGAATGAGGGAGAAGAGAAACTCCAGCCTCTATTGTGCCTACCACCGAGATGTTGGGCACGAGACCGAGAACTGCAACGATCTGAAAAGGGAGATCGAGAACCTGATCAAACAGAGATACTTGAAGCAATTCGTCCGTAAGGATGGAAACTTCAACCGAACCGCCTCCACCGAGAAAATCGAGGCCCTCATCGAGAGGACAGGCGGGACACAAAGAGTCACTGCCGTGGGCCCGAGTACCATAGGACAGGCGGGACACAAAGAGTCACGCTGGTGA